The following coding sequences are from one Candidatus Binataceae bacterium window:
- a CDS encoding ComEC/Rec2 family competence protein, whose protein sequence is MTSFLSAALLEIAPIYLVAGAIVAGDALGLCTFAPPPWAAAVAAFGALLLYIRRTAAVAMALALIAIAAAAASTARKTIAPPRSRSSLASFADGATVTVEGWIDRAPERFADREYVYVDVERAGLDAATMRRVRGTIRVTVIGGSADVRVGDEVELRGALRFARAFGDPGEFDYAAYLARNAIAARLVLNPRSDTALAVIGHRSRFPQAQIAAVRTRIGALIDAGLVGDERAELRALVIGDRGGITRGLRERFARTGLAHMLVISGLHFGCVAAAAFATVRLVMSLVSSLCALGYANKLAAACAALAVMAYAAIAGHHVSTTRALVMVLAYTLAVVTDRAREVMASLALAAIVICLAMPGSSGDIGFQLSFVSVIAIVLGMRRFTAWWRLRLERRDVIAGPPSRAMRMAAVVGGYVAVSFWALLGVAPLTAYHFNQFSAVGVVANAVVVPVMALGGVVCGLAGCLVGLVAPTLGVPVLRMAGWALWLGTALAGWFVEWPAAYFRTFTPTLLEIAIAYGWLLLWLSRPFVWPEGAAAPAGQPRPAAVGSAVRLCPPARWRIAALALLAVATAADAGWWSGARWFDQGLRVTFLSVGEGDAAVVRFGGGRVMLIDAGGAWPDGFDFGERVVARYLWTKKIMHVDYLVVSHPDLDHFGGMAFVARNFSPAEFWTSGAISTDAAYRALMAQIAAEDIPVRIVNSAMPPVRIAGATVRCLNPQPGEVASSNNLSMVLRIAQRGRSVMFTGDLEAEGERTLLAHVPESELASTVLKAPHHGSRTSSSAPFVEAVHPRVTVVSLGYRNRFHFPAPEVVERYRESGALVLRTDMDGAVSIEFAPDSIGVRTYNGGAINLPPAPPAVIARGE, encoded by the coding sequence GTGACATCTTTTTTATCGGCGGCGCTACTCGAGATCGCGCCGATCTATCTGGTCGCCGGAGCGATCGTCGCGGGCGACGCGCTTGGCCTCTGCACGTTCGCCCCTCCGCCGTGGGCGGCCGCCGTGGCGGCGTTCGGTGCCCTTCTCCTCTATATCCGGCGCACAGCCGCGGTCGCGATGGCGCTCGCCCTGATCGCGATAGCTGCCGCGGCGGCATCGACGGCGCGCAAGACCATCGCGCCGCCGCGCAGCCGCTCAAGCCTGGCCAGTTTCGCTGACGGTGCGACCGTCACGGTTGAGGGATGGATCGACCGCGCGCCGGAGCGCTTTGCGGATCGCGAGTACGTGTACGTCGATGTCGAGCGCGCGGGCCTCGACGCGGCCACGATGCGTCGGGTCCGCGGCACGATCCGCGTAACCGTAATCGGCGGCAGCGCCGACGTGCGGGTCGGCGACGAGGTGGAGTTGCGTGGCGCGCTGCGTTTCGCGCGCGCCTTCGGCGACCCCGGCGAATTCGACTACGCCGCCTACCTCGCGCGCAACGCAATCGCCGCGCGCCTCGTGCTCAACCCGCGCAGCGATACGGCGCTTGCCGTTATCGGCCATCGCAGCCGCTTTCCGCAGGCGCAAATCGCGGCAGTACGCACGCGGATCGGTGCGCTGATCGACGCCGGTCTCGTCGGCGATGAGCGCGCGGAACTGCGCGCACTGGTGATCGGCGACCGCGGCGGAATCACGCGCGGGCTGCGCGAGCGCTTCGCGCGCACCGGCCTTGCCCACATGCTGGTGATCTCCGGGCTCCACTTTGGTTGCGTCGCCGCGGCCGCTTTCGCCACTGTGCGGTTAGTGATGTCGCTCGTCTCTTCGCTGTGTGCGCTTGGCTACGCGAACAAGCTCGCCGCCGCGTGCGCCGCGTTGGCGGTAATGGCATATGCCGCCATCGCCGGGCATCACGTCTCGACCACGCGCGCGCTGGTGATGGTGCTGGCGTATACGCTGGCGGTGGTCACGGACCGCGCGCGCGAGGTGATGGCGAGCCTGGCGCTGGCCGCGATCGTGATTTGCCTTGCGATGCCCGGCTCGAGCGGCGATATCGGCTTCCAACTCTCATTCGTATCGGTGATAGCGATCGTGCTCGGGATGCGGCGCTTCACGGCCTGGTGGCGGCTGCGTCTCGAGCGGCGCGACGTGATCGCCGGCCCCCCCTCCCGCGCGATGCGTATGGCGGCCGTGGTCGGGGGATATGTCGCGGTTTCATTCTGGGCGTTGCTGGGTGTCGCGCCGCTCACCGCCTATCACTTCAACCAGTTCTCGGCCGTAGGCGTGGTCGCCAACGCGGTCGTGGTGCCGGTGATGGCGCTGGGCGGCGTGGTATGCGGCCTGGCGGGATGCCTGGTCGGGCTCGTCGCGCCAACCCTGGGCGTGCCGGTGCTGCGCATGGCGGGATGGGCGCTTTGGCTGGGGACGGCGCTTGCCGGATGGTTTGTCGAATGGCCGGCGGCCTATTTCAGGACGTTCACGCCAACACTGCTCGAAATTGCGATTGCCTACGGATGGCTCCTGCTATGGCTGAGCCGGCCGTTCGTCTGGCCCGAAGGCGCCGCCGCGCCCGCCGGGCAACCCAGGCCGGCTGCGGTCGGCTCCGCCGTGCGCTTGTGCCCCCCTGCACGCTGGCGTATCGCGGCGCTCGCGCTCCTCGCTGTAGCGACGGCGGCAGACGCGGGGTGGTGGAGCGGCGCGCGATGGTTCGATCAGGGCCTGCGGGTGACCTTCCTTTCGGTGGGCGAGGGGGACGCGGCGGTGGTGCGCTTCGGCGGCGGGCGCGTGATGCTGATCGACGCGGGCGGCGCGTGGCCCGATGGTTTCGATTTCGGCGAGCGCGTGGTGGCGCGCTACCTGTGGACGAAGAAGATCATGCACGTCGACTACCTGGTGGTGAGCCATCCCGACCTCGACCATTTCGGCGGGATGGCATTCGTCGCGCGCAATTTCTCGCCCGCCGAGTTCTGGACCAGCGGCGCCATCAGTACCGACGCCGCCTACCGCGCCTTGATGGCTCAGATCGCAGCCGAAGATATCCCGGTGCGTATCGTCAACTCTGCGATGCCGCCCGTGCGAATCGCCGGTGCAACCGTACGCTGTCTAAATCCGCAACCCGGCGAGGTCGCCAGCAGCAACAATCTCTCGATGGTGCTGCGGATTGCGCAGCGCGGGCGCAGTGTGATGTTTACCGGCGATCTCGAAGCGGAAGGCGAACGGACCCTGCTTGCCCACGTGCCCGAGTCCGAGCTCGCCTCGACGGTGCTCAAGGCGCCGCATCACGGCAGCCGCACCTCGTCGAGTGCGCCCTTCGTCGAGGCGGTGCACCCGCGCGTGACCGTCGTCTCGCTTGGCTACCGCAATCGCTTTCATTTTCCGGCGCCCGAGGTGGTCGAGCGTTACCGGGAATCCGGTGCGCTGGTTTTGCGCACGGATATGGACGGCGCGGTCAGTATCGAGTTTGCGCCAGACTCGATTGGCGTGCGCACGTACAACGGTGGGGCGATAAACCTGCCGCCGGCGCCGCCGGCAGTCATCGCGCGCGGCGAGTAA
- a CDS encoding M48 family metalloprotease — MLAAAALTLAPAGCAVNPATGRTALTGFTTAADEARIGREQHPQILQAFGGAYEGSGLDAYVNRIGQALARQTERTDVTYTFTILNSPIVNAIATPGGYVYITRGLLALADNEGEVASVLGHELGHITALHHAQQQSRQTLASLGIAALAIATGAPAALIQGTQLAALAYLRSFSREQEYEADQLGARYMARAGYDPRAAVAFLRKLQAYTTLQETILGQPGRAERFGFLATHPTTADRIESAIAAARVTVVANPTVGRDSYLEAIDGMLYGEPASQGYIRGRTFSHPLLRISFEVPPEYQLFNTQNAVFAPGPGEALIVFDAAPQPERLRQMTMAQYVGGAGRTTLNGVTAMRVNGLEAATGWVNVQTNRGPMELRLAAIRTEPARVYRFRFLTPLTLLAQLGPGNMRTIQSFRTLSPAEAAALKPLRVRVVMVNKGDTVAAMAKRMAFETYRAERFRVLNGLAPGAELTPGQRVKIITE; from the coding sequence ATGCTCGCGGCAGCGGCGCTCACGCTCGCGCCCGCCGGTTGCGCGGTCAATCCAGCCACCGGCCGAACCGCCCTGACCGGCTTCACCACCGCGGCGGACGAGGCACGCATCGGGCGCGAACAGCATCCGCAGATCCTGCAGGCCTTCGGCGGCGCCTACGAGGGCTCCGGACTCGACGCCTACGTCAATCGGATCGGCCAGGCGCTGGCGCGCCAGACCGAACGCACCGACGTGACCTACACATTCACCATCCTCAACTCACCGATCGTCAACGCGATCGCCACCCCCGGCGGCTACGTTTACATCACCCGCGGACTGCTCGCGCTCGCCGACAACGAGGGCGAGGTCGCCAGCGTGCTCGGTCACGAGCTCGGCCACATCACCGCGCTCCATCACGCGCAGCAGCAGAGCCGCCAGACGCTGGCCTCGCTCGGGATCGCCGCGCTCGCGATCGCGACCGGCGCCCCCGCCGCGCTTATCCAGGGGACGCAGCTCGCCGCGCTGGCCTATCTGCGCAGCTTCTCGCGCGAGCAGGAGTACGAAGCCGACCAGCTCGGCGCCCGCTACATGGCGCGCGCCGGCTATGACCCGCGCGCCGCGGTTGCGTTCCTGCGCAAGCTCCAGGCCTACACCACGCTTCAGGAGACGATCCTCGGACAGCCGGGCCGCGCGGAACGCTTCGGCTTTCTCGCCACCCATCCGACCACCGCGGATCGGATCGAGAGCGCCATCGCAGCCGCCAGGGTAACGGTCGTTGCGAATCCGACGGTGGGACGCGACAGCTATCTCGAAGCGATCGACGGGATGCTTTACGGCGAACCGGCCTCGCAGGGCTACATCCGCGGGCGCACGTTCAGCCATCCGCTTTTGCGCATCAGCTTCGAGGTCCCGCCCGAGTACCAGCTGTTCAACACGCAGAACGCGGTCTTCGCGCCCGGCCCCGGCGAGGCGCTGATCGTCTTCGACGCCGCGCCGCAGCCCGAGCGGCTGCGTCAGATGACGATGGCGCAGTACGTTGGCGGCGCCGGCCGCACCACGCTTAACGGGGTCACCGCGATGCGCGTCAACGGGCTGGAGGCGGCCACCGGATGGGTCAACGTACAGACCAATCGCGGCCCGATGGAGCTCAGGCTGGCGGCGATCCGCACCGAACCCGCGCGCGTCTATCGCTTCCGCTTCCTGACCCCGCTCACGCTGCTGGCGCAGCTTGGTCCAGGCAACATGCGCACGATCCAGAGCTTCCGCACGCTGAGCCCGGCCGAGGCGGCGGCGCTCAAACCGCTGCGGGTGCGTGTGGTCATGGTCAACAAGGGCGACACCGTGGCGGCGATGGCGAAGCGGATGGCGTTCGAGACCTATCGCGCCGAGCGCTTTCGCGTGCTCAACGGTCTCGCTCCGGGCGCGGAGCTGACTCCCGGCCAGCGGGTCAAGATAATCACCGAATAG
- the uvrC gene encoding excinuclease ABC subunit UvrC has protein sequence MSKERIGDRRAAAAMVRAAEGMHQRARGGDAAEQAAASPSRAVDAADSVAGGDGGAGAQASLVLPAERRRFDSLVSYPPPDGGGAETPVAADADAALERKLDAIPVEPGVYLLRERPSPSGAPGKVLYVGKAKSLRARVRAYFRESGDTRFQVRFLMRRVRDFDVLVARSEKEALILENNLIKQYRPRYNIRLKDDKSYLSAKITNHPWPRIMVTRRIVRDGGKYFGPFGSADGLRETIDVIRKVFPLRTCSDAVFKNRARPCLEYQIKRCLGPCCLPVDRAEYEGHLRAAQMLLEGRNLELLKEMRERMRTHAQRLEFEDAARVRDQVRAIEKTVERQTVLHHWGIDQDVFGLYREGGFIEAIVLMVRGGKLTSTQGWSFQDLEFADEDVLADLLTQFYSGARNIPDEVIVPVALEDAEARAELLSERRGKKVEFLVPQRGEKLRLLEMAMDNARQSFAARRDNENTRERMLEELRARLHLRNTPKRIECFDISNLQGSMVVGAQATFDEGEPRKELYRRYRIRTVEGQDDFASMYEVLSRRLKRAVAEGEYPDLWVIDGGKGQLNVALEVLREFKLLDQIDVVGLAKQHVLNAPRARSVVKSEERVFLPNRKDPIVLPKNSTALFLLVRIRDEAHRFAITYNRELRRRARLRSVLDDIEGVGPVRRRALLTHFGSLRRIRQASVEELAVVKGMNRELAAEVRRYLDTMHALLDNEERAEAAEEAAANVQASADDAQLDLALAHDESTDAGPSDAAPDPD, from the coding sequence ATGTCCAAAGAGCGAATCGGAGACCGGCGCGCGGCGGCGGCGATGGTGCGTGCGGCGGAGGGGATGCATCAGCGCGCCCGTGGCGGCGACGCTGCGGAGCAGGCCGCAGCGTCGCCGTCGCGAGCGGTCGATGCTGCTGACTCCGTTGCGGGCGGCGATGGCGGCGCCGGCGCGCAGGCCAGCCTGGTGCTGCCCGCCGAGCGCCGGCGCTTCGACTCGCTGGTCAGCTACCCACCGCCGGACGGGGGCGGCGCCGAGACGCCGGTGGCGGCCGACGCCGACGCCGCGCTCGAGCGCAAGCTCGACGCCATTCCCGTAGAGCCGGGCGTCTATCTGCTGCGCGAGCGGCCGAGCCCGAGCGGCGCGCCGGGCAAGGTGCTCTACGTCGGCAAAGCCAAGTCGCTGCGCGCGCGTGTGCGCGCCTACTTCCGCGAGAGCGGCGACACCCGCTTCCAGGTGCGGTTTCTGATGCGCCGCGTGCGCGACTTCGACGTGCTGGTCGCGCGCAGCGAAAAGGAAGCGCTCATACTCGAAAACAATCTGATCAAGCAGTATCGCCCGCGCTACAACATCCGGCTCAAGGACGACAAGTCGTATCTCAGCGCCAAGATCACCAATCATCCCTGGCCGCGGATCATGGTCACCCGCAGGATCGTGCGCGACGGCGGCAAATACTTCGGCCCCTTCGGTTCGGCCGACGGCCTGCGCGAGACCATCGACGTCATCCGCAAGGTCTTCCCGCTCCGGACCTGTTCGGACGCGGTGTTCAAAAACCGCGCCCGCCCGTGCCTGGAGTACCAGATCAAGCGATGCCTGGGGCCGTGCTGTCTGCCCGTTGACCGCGCCGAGTACGAAGGCCATCTGCGGGCCGCCCAGATGCTGCTCGAAGGGCGCAACCTGGAGCTGCTCAAGGAGATGCGCGAGCGGATGCGCACGCACGCGCAACGGTTGGAGTTCGAGGACGCCGCGCGCGTGCGCGACCAGGTGCGGGCGATCGAAAAGACGGTCGAGCGCCAGACCGTGCTCCATCACTGGGGCATCGACCAGGACGTCTTCGGGCTCTACCGCGAGGGCGGCTTTATTGAGGCGATCGTCCTGATGGTCCGCGGCGGCAAGCTCACCAGCACGCAGGGATGGAGTTTCCAGGACCTCGAGTTCGCCGACGAGGATGTGCTCGCCGACCTGCTCACCCAATTCTACTCCGGCGCCCGCAACATCCCGGACGAAGTGATCGTGCCGGTCGCGCTGGAGGACGCCGAGGCGCGCGCCGAACTGCTCAGCGAACGGCGCGGCAAGAAGGTCGAGTTCCTCGTTCCCCAGCGCGGCGAAAAGCTGCGGCTTTTGGAGATGGCGATGGACAACGCGCGGCAGAGCTTCGCCGCGCGCCGCGACAACGAGAACACGCGCGAGCGAATGCTCGAAGAGCTGCGCGCGCGGCTCCATCTGCGTAACACGCCCAAGCGCATCGAGTGCTTCGACATCTCCAACTTGCAGGGCTCGATGGTGGTCGGGGCGCAGGCGACCTTCGACGAGGGTGAGCCGCGCAAGGAACTGTACCGCCGCTACCGGATCCGCACGGTCGAGGGGCAGGACGATTTCGCCAGCATGTACGAGGTGCTGAGCCGCCGGCTCAAACGCGCCGTCGCCGAAGGCGAATACCCCGACCTGTGGGTGATCGACGGCGGCAAAGGGCAACTGAATGTAGCGCTTGAGGTATTGCGCGAATTCAAACTGCTCGACCAGATCGACGTGGTCGGACTCGCCAAGCAGCACGTGCTCAACGCGCCGCGCGCGCGCTCGGTGGTCAAGTCCGAGGAGCGCGTCTTCCTGCCCAACCGCAAAGACCCGATCGTTTTGCCGAAGAACTCGACCGCGCTCTTCCTTCTGGTCCGCATCCGCGACGAGGCTCATCGCTTCGCCATCACCTACAACCGCGAGCTGCGCAGGCGCGCGCGCCTGCGCTCGGTGCTGGACGACATCGAAGGAGTCGGCCCGGTGCGCCGGCGCGCCCTGTTGACGCATTTCGGCAGCTTGCGGCGGATTCGCCAGGCCAGCGTCGAGGAGCTGGCGGTGGTCAAGGGGATGAATCGCGAGCTGGCCGCCGAAGTCAGGCGTTACCTCGACACGATGCACGCGCTGCTCGACAATGAGGAGCGCGCCGAGGCGGCCGAGGAGGCCGCGGCCAACGTGCAGGCATCCGCCGACGACGCGCAGCTCGACCTCGCGCTCGCGCACGACGAGTCCACCGACGCCGGCCCAAGCGACGCAGCTCCTGACCCCGACTGA
- a CDS encoding VOC family protein: MATPSIARLGHVGLHVQDLEKQKSFYRDILGLTVSDEDPELGMVFMSSRPDEEHHELLLCRGRNVGSDARVVQQVSFRCNSLEDVLGFYRRFKEKGVQIDVILSHGNAIGVYGLDPEGNRFEVYWNTGLKAKQPYGQVLDLEKPAVELMKEVEESVARYGKTGYIDRARLARQNIAPSSEK, translated from the coding sequence ATGGCTACCCCGTCGATCGCCAGGCTCGGACACGTCGGTCTCCACGTGCAGGACCTCGAAAAACAGAAGTCCTTCTATCGCGATATCCTCGGCCTGACCGTCAGCGACGAAGACCCGGAACTGGGAATGGTGTTCATGAGCTCGCGCCCCGACGAAGAGCATCACGAACTCCTGCTTTGCCGCGGGCGCAATGTCGGCAGCGACGCGCGTGTGGTGCAACAGGTCTCGTTCCGCTGCAACTCGCTGGAGGACGTGCTCGGCTTTTATCGTCGCTTCAAGGAAAAGGGTGTCCAAATCGACGTCATTCTTTCCCACGGCAACGCGATCGGCGTTTATGGCCTCGATCCCGAGGGCAATCGGTTCGAGGTGTACTGGAACACCGGGCTCAAGGCCAAACAGCCCTATGGGCAGGTGCTCGACTTGGAGAAGCCGGCGGTCGAACTGATGAAGGAAGTTGAGGAATCCGTCGCCAGGTACGGCAAGACCGGTTACATTGACCGCGCGCGCCTGGCCCGCCAGAATATCGCGCCCTCGTCCGAGAAATAG
- a CDS encoding fumarylacetoacetate hydrolase family protein, whose translation MKLLSFEAGAEAHVGVALADGIYDLTCALNTTHPELRCAASLLAIIQAGIDIDTVAAESVERLRGAGKLADYAVRHPKWLPPILRPPKILALALNYREHIEESKLSFFDEPIIFAKYSSNLVGHEGEIELPPFPQMVDEEHELALVVGRDCRHIRPSAARDYIFGYTICNDVSARDRQRERLKMGQPYSYAKNFASFCPMGPWVVTARELPDARNLRMEVRVNGRVRRIGNTSAMIFDPFEVLAYCSDYTLMEAGDVISLGTYAGNKRLEAGDVVEMETEGIGVLRNRVAAARAPWPNFAADKPTGPLVRQK comes from the coding sequence ATGAAGTTGCTGTCGTTCGAGGCTGGGGCGGAGGCGCACGTCGGGGTCGCGCTCGCCGACGGCATCTACGACCTGACCTGCGCGCTCAACACGACGCATCCGGAGCTGCGATGCGCCGCTTCGCTGCTCGCAATTATCCAGGCCGGAATCGACATCGACACCGTGGCGGCCGAAAGCGTCGAGCGGCTGCGCGGCGCCGGCAAGCTCGCCGATTACGCCGTGCGGCACCCGAAATGGCTGCCGCCGATCCTGCGCCCGCCCAAGATTCTGGCGCTGGCGCTCAACTACCGCGAGCATATCGAGGAGAGCAAGCTCAGCTTCTTCGACGAGCCGATCATCTTCGCCAAGTACAGCAGCAACCTCGTCGGGCACGAGGGCGAGATCGAGCTGCCGCCGTTCCCGCAGATGGTTGACGAGGAGCACGAGCTGGCACTGGTCGTCGGGCGCGACTGCCGGCACATCCGGCCCTCCGCGGCGCGCGATTACATCTTCGGCTATACCATCTGCAACGACGTCTCGGCGCGCGACCGCCAGCGCGAGCGGCTGAAGATGGGCCAGCCGTACAGCTACGCGAAGAACTTCGCGAGTTTCTGTCCGATGGGTCCGTGGGTCGTGACGGCCCGCGAGCTGCCCGACGCGCGCAACCTCAGGATGGAAGTGCGAGTCAACGGCCGGGTCCGGCGCATAGGCAACACCTCCGCGATGATCTTCGATCCCTTCGAGGTGCTCGCCTATTGCTCGGACTACACCCTGATGGAGGCGGGCGACGTGATCTCGCTCGGCACCTACGCCGGCAACAAGCGGCTTGAGGCAGGCGACGTAGTTGAGATGGAGACCGAGGGGATTGGCGTGCTGCGCAACCGGGTGGCCGCCGCGCGGGCGCCGTGGCCCAACTTCGCGGCCGACAAGCCCACCGGACCGCTGGTCAGGCAAAAATAG
- a CDS encoding OB-fold domain-containing protein: MAEQAQAAETGPKPIVPFLKLAPKPHLMGCKCSACGATFLDTKRVACSKCGATDTLKPIQLSDKGKVWVFSVVHQSFPGIKTPYITAIVDLPEGVSVRTNIVGVEAEEAQKNPKQMFDMPVEMITNVVAKDRQGNDVVAFAFKPSKN; this comes from the coding sequence ATGGCTGAGCAGGCGCAAGCGGCCGAAACCGGCCCCAAGCCGATCGTTCCTTTCCTCAAGCTCGCACCTAAGCCCCACCTGATGGGATGCAAGTGCTCAGCATGCGGCGCGACTTTTCTCGACACCAAACGTGTGGCGTGCTCGAAGTGCGGCGCCACCGACACCCTCAAGCCGATCCAGCTGAGCGACAAGGGCAAGGTGTGGGTCTTCTCGGTGGTTCATCAGTCGTTCCCCGGAATCAAGACGCCTTACATCACGGCGATCGTCGATCTGCCCGAGGGCGTCAGCGTGCGCACCAATATCGTGGGTGTTGAAGCCGAGGAGGCCCAGAAGAACCCCAAGCAGATGTTCGACATGCCGGTGGAGATGATCACCAACGTGGTGGCCAAGGATCGCCAGGGCAACGACGTCGTCGCATTCGCGTTCAAACCGAGCAAGAATTAG
- a CDS encoding aldo/keto reductase, which translates to MRLTRAEFLRLAAAAAGALMLDAAVRVLRASILGAVSQNPEVATMNNPGRAMLTRPIPTSGEALPIIGLGTWQTFDVALDPTTRKALTEVLRLLLDGGGKVIDSSPMYGRAEAVVGELLAAMHARERIFLATKVWTSGREEGIAQMRRSAELLRTRVIDLMQVHNLVDWPTQLATLRRMKDAGQVRYIGITHYTPSAFGALADVMERERIDFVQLPYSIETREAEARLLPLAAERGIAVLVNRPFEGGGLFRRARKAALPPLAAELGCSSWAQFFLKFIVSHPAVTCVIPATAEPAHLADDLKAGYGRLPDAAERRRMAELWRSI; encoded by the coding sequence GTGAGGCTCACGCGAGCGGAGTTTCTGCGGCTCGCGGCCGCAGCGGCGGGCGCGCTGATGCTCGACGCCGCCGTGCGAGTGTTGCGCGCCTCCATTTTGGGAGCGGTATCGCAGAATCCGGAGGTTGCAACGATGAATAATCCCGGCCGGGCGATGCTCACGCGGCCGATCCCGACCAGCGGCGAGGCGCTGCCAATAATCGGGCTGGGCACGTGGCAGACCTTCGACGTCGCGCTCGACCCCACCACGCGCAAGGCTCTCACTGAAGTGCTCCGCCTGCTGCTCGACGGCGGCGGCAAGGTGATCGACAGCTCGCCGATGTACGGGCGGGCCGAGGCGGTGGTCGGCGAGCTGCTCGCCGCAATGCACGCGCGCGAGCGAATCTTCCTCGCGACCAAGGTGTGGACCTCGGGGCGCGAGGAGGGAATCGCGCAGATGCGCCGCTCGGCCGAGCTGCTCCGCACGCGCGTCATCGACCTGATGCAAGTGCATAACCTGGTCGATTGGCCGACCCAGCTCGCGACGCTGCGCCGGATGAAGGACGCCGGGCAGGTGAGGTACATCGGGATCACCCACTACACGCCGTCAGCCTTCGGCGCGCTGGCCGACGTTATGGAGCGCGAGCGTATCGACTTCGTCCAGCTTCCCTATTCGATCGAGACCCGCGAGGCTGAGGCGCGGCTGCTGCCGCTCGCCGCCGAGCGCGGGATCGCGGTGCTCGTCAATCGCCCGTTCGAGGGCGGCGGCCTCTTCCGCCGCGCACGCAAGGCCGCGCTGCCGCCGTTGGCGGCCGAGTTGGGATGTTCGAGCTGGGCGCAGTTCTTCCTGAAATTCATCGTCTCCCATCCGGCGGTGACCTGTGTGATCCCCGCGACCGCCGAGCCGGCCCATCTCGCCGATGATCTCAAGGCTGGCTATGGGCGTCTGCCAGACGCCGCCGAGCGGCGCCGAATGGCCGAGCTGTGGCGTTCGATTTGA
- a CDS encoding thiolase family protein, translating into MQNVYVLGTGMIKFGRYPEKSVPELGGEAAEIALKDAGISIKDVELFACGNLYQANAMVGQRILQQIGQTGIPVVNVSNACATGSTAFREAYLAIASGMYDVTLAVGVEQMGKQGLLGGGGGGSDPAYATEGRLGSGLMPAVFGQAGVEHMRKYGTTIEHFAKISVKSHKHATRNPFSQYRNEVTLEDVLNSRMISYPNTLYMCCPTGDGAAAAILVSESKLKQLAAGRKRARVAASVLTSDPWTDRDLALPDVSTLTRRASKKAYEMAGLGPKDVNLTELHDCFATAELVHYENLGLCGDGEAGKFIDSGGGKHPDLGGYAPVNVSGGLLSKGHPLGATGVANICEIVWHLTGDPRAKDRQVPNAKVGQAHVIGLGSACTIHILTV; encoded by the coding sequence ATGCAGAACGTTTACGTATTGGGAACCGGGATGATCAAGTTCGGTCGTTATCCGGAAAAGAGCGTGCCCGAGCTGGGCGGCGAGGCGGCCGAAATCGCGCTCAAGGACGCCGGCATCAGTATCAAGGACGTCGAGCTCTTCGCCTGCGGCAACCTCTACCAGGCCAACGCGATGGTCGGGCAGCGCATCCTCCAGCAGATTGGTCAGACCGGCATCCCTGTAGTCAACGTTTCCAACGCCTGCGCCACCGGCTCAACCGCCTTCCGCGAAGCGTACTTGGCGATCGCGTCGGGGATGTATGACGTCACGCTGGCGGTCGGGGTGGAGCAGATGGGCAAGCAGGGCCTGCTCGGCGGCGGAGGCGGCGGCAGCGACCCTGCCTACGCGACCGAGGGGCGGCTCGGCTCGGGCTTGATGCCGGCGGTGTTCGGCCAGGCCGGCGTCGAGCACATGCGCAAGTACGGTACCACCATCGAGCACTTCGCCAAGATCTCGGTGAAGTCGCACAAGCATGCGACCCGCAACCCCTTCTCGCAGTACCGCAATGAGGTCACTCTCGAGGACGTTCTCAACTCGCGCATGATCTCGTACCCCAACACGCTCTACATGTGCTGCCCGACCGGCGACGGTGCGGCGGCGGCGATTCTGGTCTCCGAGAGCAAGCTCAAGCAGCTCGCCGCCGGACGCAAGCGCGCGCGGGTTGCCGCCTCGGTGCTGACCTCGGATCCGTGGACCGACCGCGACCTAGCGCTGCCCGATGTGAGCACGTTGACCCGGCGCGCCTCCAAGAAGGCGTACGAGATGGCGGGCTTGGGCCCCAAGGACGTGAATCTCACCGAGCTGCACGACTGCTTTGCCACCGCCGAGCTCGTGCACTACGAGAACCTCGGCCTGTGCGGCGACGGCGAGGCCGGCAAATTCATCGATAGCGGCGGTGGCAAGCATCCCGACCTCGGCGGCTATGCGCCAGTCAACGTCTCGGGCGGCCTGCTCAGCAAGGGCCATCCGCTGGGCGCCACGGGCGTCGCCAACATCTGTGAAATCGTCTGGCATCTCACCGGGGACCCGCGGGCCAAGGATCGTCAGGTGCCCAATGCCAAGGTGGGCCAGGCGCACGTCATCGGGCTTGGCTCGGCCTGCACCATCCACATCCTGACCGTCTAG